The genomic region TGTAGTTGCGCACCGATGGCGAGAAGGCTTCGATGCCCGGCACGAAGGCCAGCTCGCAGGACAGCGCGTGTTCCAGCGCGGCGCGTTCCAGCCGGGCGAAGGCCGCCTTGCGCGCGGCCGGGGCGGCGCTGGACTGCGAGTCCGCCTGGGCCTGCGCCATCTCCGGCGGCGGCGGCACCTTGCCGGCATTGTTGAAGCCGTCCGCACCATAGACCAGCACGAAAGGCTGGCTCGGATCGGGCCGGCCGGTCCACAGCGCCAGCAGCATGTCGCCCTCGCCGCGCACCATGAAGCGCTGGTACATGTCTGCCGAGGAGCCGACGGTCATGTGCGCGCGGATGCCGGCGCGGCGCAACTGCTCGATGATGATCTCGTGCCGCTGCTGCGAGGCCTGGTCGGAATAGCCGAAGAACTGGATGTCGACGCCGTCGGGATGGCCGGCTTCGCGCAGCAATGCGCGGGCACGGTCAGGGTCATGAGTGTAGAAATGATCGAACGACGGGTCATGCGCCCAGTAGCCCGGCGGCAGCATGGTCTGCGCCGGCACGCCGAGGCCGAGCAGCGCCGCCTTGTTGAAGCCGTCGCGGTCGATTGCGTAATTGATCGCCTGGCGCACCCGCCGGTCGTTCAGCGGGGCATGGCCGTAATTGAACAGCAGGTGATAGTCGGCGATGGTCGGGGTGCTGCTGATCCGCACGCGCTTGCCCATGCGGTCAGCCACCAGCTTCTGCTGCGGGTTCAGGCGGTAGGCGAAATGGGTCTCGCCGGCGATCACCGACCGCAGCCCGGTGTTGAGGTCGGTGATGATGCGGTAGGTGATGCCGTCGAGATAGGGCAGGCCCTTGTTCCAGTAATCCTCGTTGCGCACCAGCTCGACGATGTCGTTGTCGTTCCAGCGGACGAAGCGGAACGGGCCGGTGCCGACCGGGGCGCGGTCATATTGCCGGCCGCGTTCCTGCATCGCCTTGGGCGAGGACATCATGCCGGCGCGGTCGGCGAGGATCAGCGGCAGGGCGGTGTCGGGGCGGCTGAGCAGCAGGACGACGCGGTGCGCGTCCAGCACCTCGATCGCTTGCAGCGAGGCGAGGTCGCCGCGCACGGCGGAGCGGTCGTCACCACGGGCACGGTCGAGATTGACCTTGACTGCGGCGGCATCGAAGGGGGTGCCGTCATGGAAGCGCACCCCCTGGCGCAGCGTCAGCACCAGCCGGCGCGGATCGAGAAACTCCCAGGCGGTGGCGAGACCCGGGCGCGCTTCCAGGGTCTCCGGCACGAAATCCACCAGCGTGTCGAAGATCGGGTAGAGCAGCATGTGGTCGGAGCCGGTGCCACCGGTCACCGGGTCCAGCGTGGACGGGTTGAAGGGGGCGGCTACTTTCAGGATGCCACCGCGCCGCGGCGCGGCTGTCTGCGCCCCTGCCACCGCCGGCAGCAGCGGCAGGGTCCCGAGGCTGGCCAGAGCTTGCAGCGCCTGGCGTCGTTGCATGGGAATCCTCCTTGTTCTTGCGACCCGCCGCGCTCAGGCGGCGAGCCAGATGTCGTTGAACCTGGGCTTGCCGGGCAGGTTGGGCGCGTCGTTGCGCCCTGTCGGCATGGGAGCCGACGGTCATGTGCGCGCGGAGGCCGCGGCAGCGGAGTTGCTTGATGGCGATCTCGTCGCGTTGCTGCTGCACCGCACTGGGCGAGGACATCATGCGCGACGCGGTGTTTCGGGTCGTGTGGGCGAAGCCGTGGCCAGGGTCAGCCTGGCGGTTGCCAGAATCAGGCGGCGGTTGATGGCGATGCCGCGGCCAGTCGGCCAGGATTCCAGGTTGCTCGGCACCTGAACGTTCCCTGTCTTGTTGATGGCCGGTCCGTCTTTGCGGGCGGCAGGTCGCCTTTGTGGCGCCTTCAAATTCGATATTATATATGATAGCGAATGGCAAGCGACAAAGTTCCGGGCTATGTCCGGTTTCCGGATATCCGGCGGGTGCGTGCAGGGGAGGGGAAAGTGACGGAGTCCACGGCGGCGAACGGGGTGGTGGGCACCATGTCCACACGGATCGAGCAGGCCATCCGTCGCGATATCCTGAGCGGCGCCATCCGGCCCGGCGAGAGGCTGCGCGTGGCCGAGCTGAGCGCGCGCTACGGCGTCAGCCACATCCCGGTGCGCGACGCGCTGCGCCAGCTCGAGGGCGACCGGCTGGTCATCATCGAATCACACAAGGGCGCCGTGCTGCGCGGCGTCAGCCGCAAATTCGTCACCGACATGCACGACACCCGCGCCGCCATCGAGACCCTGCTGGTGCGCAACGCCACGCTGAAGGCGACGGAGGCGGAGCTGGACACGCTGGAGCAACTGGCCCTTGCCTATGAGACCGCGGCCGCGGTGCAGGCGATGGAGCGCATGGTCGAGGCCAATCTGCGTTTCCACCGCTGCATCGCCCGCATCGCCGACAATCCGGAAGCGGCGGATATCCTCGACCGCGGCTGGGAGCTGGTGATCGGCATCCGCAACCGCTTCGGCTTCGGAGAGAACCGCGTCGCCGACATCATTCGGCAGCATCGGGCCATGGTGCAGGCCATCCGTGCCCGCGACCCGGTGCTGGCAGTGCAGATGGCGCAGGAGCACTGCGATTCCGCCAGGGACGACCTGCTCGCGCGTATGGAGCGCGAGGAGGCGGCCCGCTGATGGTGCCGTGCCGCTTGTGGCGGATTTGCAACATGTTTGAATTTCTAACAAGGCCTGCTGGACTGCCACGGAAATCCGTGGCATAAAGGGCAAAATCGCAACGTAGCGCGCCCGGCAGTCATCACTGGCTGCCGGGCGTTTTCATGTCCGGCCATCTGCCGGACGACCTGATGCAGCCGGGTCCGAGCCATGACCGAACGACGCCATGCCGCGCAACCCCGGGGCGACGCTTCGCCGCCGGCCGAGGCGGTGCCGGAAACGCCTGCCGGCTTCGATCCGCTGGACGGGTTCGCCGACGAACTGGCGCGGCTGCGCGCGGGAGAGGGCGCAGCCGCACCCTGGATGGCCTATGACGCGGCCGTGGCCGCGCTGATCTGCGAGCGGATCGCCGAAGGGGCCAGCCTGCGCCGGATCTGCGCGGTCGCGGGCGCGCCGAGTGCCACCCTGGTGCGGCGGTGGCTGGCCGAGACCCCGGAGTTCCGGCGCCGCTATGCCCGCGCCCGCGAGGACCAGGCGGATACGCTGGCCGACGAGATCCTCGACGAGGCGCGCGGCGTCCGTCCCGACAACGCCCAGGCCAAGCGGCTGCTGCTGGACGCGCTGAAATGGCGCGC from Rhodovastum atsumiense harbors:
- a CDS encoding terminase small subunit-like protein, with translation MTERRHAAQPRGDASPPAEAVPETPAGFDPLDGFADELARLRAGEGAAAPWMAYDAAVAALICERIAEGASLRRICAVAGAPSATLVRRWLAETPEFRRRYARAREDQADTLADEILDEARGVRPDNAQAKRLLLDALKWRAGRLKPKLYGDRVDIGSAEDMDPDSLTDAQLLAIATGRRGDAAGPERDTTQP
- a CDS encoding GntR family transcriptional regulator; this encodes MTESTAANGVVGTMSTRIEQAIRRDILSGAIRPGERLRVAELSARYGVSHIPVRDALRQLEGDRLVIIESHKGAVLRGVSRKFVTDMHDTRAAIETLLVRNATLKATEAELDTLEQLALAYETAAAVQAMERMVEANLRFHRCIARIADNPEAADILDRGWELVIGIRNRFGFGENRVADIIRQHRAMVQAIRARDPVLAVQMAQEHCDSARDDLLARMEREEAAR
- a CDS encoding ABC transporter substrate-binding protein: MQRRQALQALASLGTLPLLPAVAGAQTAAPRRGGILKVAAPFNPSTLDPVTGGTGSDHMLLYPIFDTLVDFVPETLEARPGLATAWEFLDPRRLVLTLRQGVRFHDGTPFDAAAVKVNLDRARGDDRSAVRGDLASLQAIEVLDAHRVVLLLSRPDTALPLILADRAGMMSSPKAMQERGRQYDRAPVGTGPFRFVRWNDNDIVELVRNEDYWNKGLPYLDGITYRIITDLNTGLRSVIAGETHFAYRLNPQQKLVADRMGKRVRISSTPTIADYHLLFNYGHAPLNDRRVRQAINYAIDRDGFNKAALLGLGVPAQTMLPPGYWAHDPSFDHFYTHDPDRARALLREAGHPDGVDIQFFGYSDQASQQRHEIIIEQLRRAGIRAHMTVGSSADMYQRFMVRGEGDMLLALWTGRPDPSQPFVLVYGADGFNNAGKVPPPPEMAQAQADSQSSAAPAARKAAFARLERAALEHALSCELAFVPGIEAFSPSVRNYTPNLLGKPKFNEIFLAD